A region of Candidatus Poribacteria bacterium DNA encodes the following proteins:
- the rsmD gene encoding 16S rRNA (guanine(966)-N(2))-methyltransferase RsmD, whose translation MPRRVGRLSHRPEAVRLRGLGERAMRVIGGQYRGIRLRAPRGLRARPTTDRVKESLFAILRHDTPGARVLDLFAGSGALGIEALSRGARHATFVDSHAECVDAVRGNLSQARVDEQSALVLKMDAGNALTDFERRGETFGVVFVDPPYDSNLANEALRRLGLSHTADPDGVVVVEHDRRAAPADYYGRLTRVRVEDYGDTVISFFREVDPASV comes from the coding sequence GTGCCGCGACGAGTGGGGCGTCTATCCCATCGACCCGAAGCGGTTCGTCTGAGAGGGCTGGGCGAGCGAGCGATGCGCGTCATCGGAGGACAGTACCGGGGCATCCGACTGCGCGCGCCGAGAGGGCTGCGGGCGCGTCCGACGACGGATCGCGTCAAGGAGTCGTTGTTCGCGATACTGCGGCATGACACGCCCGGGGCGCGGGTTCTCGACCTCTTCGCGGGCTCCGGCGCGCTGGGCATCGAAGCCTTGAGCCGAGGAGCGAGACACGCGACGTTTGTCGACTCCCACGCGGAATGCGTCGACGCCGTGCGTGGGAACCTGAGCCAGGCGCGCGTCGACGAGCAATCCGCGCTCGTCCTGAAGATGGACGCAGGCAACGCCTTGACGGACTTCGAGCGGCGCGGCGAGACGTTCGGAGTCGTCTTCGTCGATCCGCCCTATGACTCGAACCTGGCGAACGAGGCGCTGCGTCGGCTGGGCTTATCGCATACCGCCGACCCGGACGGCGTCGTCGTCGTCGAGCACGACCGCCGCGCGGCTCCGGCGGACTACTACGGGCGTCTGACGCGCGTGCGCGTCGAGGACTACGGCGATACGGTCATCTCGTTCTTCCGAGAGGTCGATCCGGCGTCGGTGTAG
- a CDS encoding twin-arginine translocation signal domain-containing protein, producing MSRKMTRREFVGTTAALAGGAVATAYAEPVRAPLLPQRVLGKTNVRVSLLGLGGVGFLTDFEDKEQIAGLIHEIMDAGVNYFDTAPAYGKSEESLGLVMSTPVAVVVPAVSNREQFRANLDVARSFKPMSEPERNDLIARVNPPQVA from the coding sequence ATGTCACGGAAGATGACGCGGCGCGAATTCGTCGGTACGACGGCGGCTTTGGCGGGCGGCGCGGTCGCGACGGCATACGCGGAGCCCGTGCGCGCACCGCTCCTGCCGCAGCGGGTTCTCGGCAAGACGAACGTTCGAGTCTCCCTGCTGGGACTCGGCGGCGTCGGCTTCCTCACCGACTTCGAGGACAAAGAACAGATCGCCGGGCTCATCCACGAGATCATGGACGCCGGCGTCAACTACTTCGACACGGCTCCCGCGTACGGCAAGAGTGAGGAGAGCCTTGGGCTCGTCATGAGCACGCCGGTCGCCGTCGTCGTTCCGGCGGTGTCGAACCGCGAGCAGTTCCGCGCCAACCTCGACGTTGCGCGTTCGTTCAAGCCGATGTCGGAACCGGAGCGCAACGACCTGATCGCCCGCGTGAACCCTCCGCAGGTGGCATAG